A window from Chryseobacterium vaccae encodes these proteins:
- the folP gene encoding dihydropteroate synthase: MLSTTQTFQLLDPQTFSINCNGRLVQLDTPKIMGILNLTPDSFSDGGKFNSEETALKQTEKLLKEGAEIIDIGPQSTRPNAEFLSSEEEIKRLGNIISQIKKEFPEALISLDTFYAETVKFGYHEGIDMINDISGGQYDDKMFDAAAETGLPYILMHINPSYETMHDKIKFEDITLEVNRYFSQKTDELLKGGVKDIILDPGFGFGKTVEDQMKMIGETEYLGFGKFPLLIGISRKSFIYKPLGKSPLDINEETQKLHRKVLEQGAKILRVHDVAEAKKTVDEFLRNQS; the protein is encoded by the coding sequence ATGCTCTCAACCACTCAAACCTTTCAGTTGTTAGATCCTCAAACCTTTTCAATCAATTGCAACGGCCGTCTGGTACAGCTGGATACTCCAAAGATTATGGGAATTCTGAATCTTACGCCAGATTCTTTTTCAGATGGAGGAAAATTTAATTCTGAAGAGACAGCATTGAAACAGACCGAAAAACTCCTGAAAGAAGGTGCTGAAATAATCGACATCGGCCCGCAATCCACCCGTCCGAATGCGGAATTTTTAAGCAGTGAAGAGGAAATAAAAAGGCTGGGAAACATCATTTCCCAAATTAAAAAAGAATTTCCGGAAGCGTTGATTTCTCTGGATACTTTCTATGCAGAAACTGTGAAGTTTGGTTATCATGAAGGAATTGATATGATCAATGATATTTCCGGCGGGCAGTATGATGACAAGATGTTTGATGCAGCAGCAGAAACAGGACTTCCGTATATTCTGATGCACATCAACCCGTCCTATGAAACGATGCATGATAAGATCAAATTTGAAGATATTACCCTGGAAGTAAATCGTTATTTTTCTCAAAAAACAGATGAACTGTTGAAGGGAGGTGTAAAAGATATTATCCTTGATCCCGGGTTCGGCTTTGGAAAAACAGTGGAAGACCAGATGAAAATGATTGGCGAGACAGAATATCTTGGATTTGGAAAATTTCCTTTATTGATAGGAATTTCCAGAAAATCATTTATCTATAAGCCTCTCGGAAAATCACCCTTAGATATTAATGAGGAAACCCAAAAGCTTCATCGGAAAGTTTTGGAACAGGGCGCTAAAATCTTAAGAGTGCATGATGTGGCTGAAGCTAAAAAAACAGTGGATGAATTTTTGAGAAATCAATCGTAG
- a CDS encoding DUF1599 domain-containing protein, with product MSETSVQFGKVISECRNLFSKKMQDYGAAWRVLRPSSITDQIYIKVNRIRTLQMTDKKMVDESEEDEFIAIVNYSIIGLIQLEKGLSNDFNENREEIIALYDQYAQEALALMERKNHDYGEAWRDMRITSITDLIYQKVLRTKQIEDNQGKTIVSEGLDANYFDMLNYAVFCLIKFSEKEMNTEPKK from the coding sequence ATGTCAGAAACATCAGTACAGTTCGGAAAAGTTATTAGTGAGTGCCGTAATCTTTTCAGCAAAAAAATGCAGGATTACGGAGCAGCATGGAGGGTTTTGAGACCCAGTTCTATTACGGATCAGATTTACATTAAAGTCAACAGAATCCGCACCCTGCAGATGACTGATAAAAAAATGGTGGATGAGAGTGAAGAAGATGAATTCATTGCCATTGTAAACTACTCTATTATCGGACTGATCCAGCTTGAAAAAGGCCTTTCCAATGATTTTAACGAAAACAGAGAAGAGATCATCGCTCTTTACGATCAATATGCTCAGGAAGCACTGGCCTTAATGGAGCGTAAAAATCATGATTATGGTGAAGCATGGAGAGATATGAGAATCACTTCCATTACCGATCTTATTTATCAGAAAGTATTAAGAACAAAGCAGATTGAAGACAATCAGGGAAAAACCATTGTCTCTGAAGGCTTGGATGCCAACTATTTCGATATGCTGAATTACGCTGTTTTCTGTCTGATCAAATTCTCAGAAAAAGAAATGAATACTGAACCCAAAAAATAA